In a single window of the Arachis hypogaea cultivar Tifrunner chromosome 6, arahy.Tifrunner.gnm2.J5K5, whole genome shotgun sequence genome:
- the LOC112695296 gene encoding protein DEFECTIVE IN MERISTEM SILENCING 3-like, giving the protein MLAIVCNTNEGVNALEKYNPEGTINCNAGLHGIGSSIKRKVNGRFAVICLEAFRPYVGGFVANDPQKKLAIPKPRFPNEECPAGFIDYAVNMLYLESNNLSFVTSMAFSLAYKYTEPEMK; this is encoded by the exons ATGCTTGCAATTGTCTGCAATACTAATGAAGGTGTTAATGCATTGGAGAAGTACAACCCTGAAGGCACAATAAACTGTAATGCAGGCTTGCATGGAATTGGATCTTCAATTAAAAGGAAAGTAAATGGCCGATTTGCTGTCATATGTCTTGAAGCTTTCAG ACCATATGTTGGAGGTTTTGTAGCCAATGATCCACAAAAGAAGTTGGCTATTCCGAAGCCAAGATTTCCAAACGAGGAGTGCCCGGCTGGGTTCATTGATTATGCAGTGAACATGCTCTATTTAGAGTCCAATAACTTATCTTTTGTTACTTCTATGGCCTTTTCTCTGGCCTACAAGTATACAGAACCCGAAATGAAATGA